Below is a window of Planococcus rifietoensis DNA.
TGCCAAATTCTTCGAAGGCGAGATGGCTGACAGCATGATCACAGCAGCTGAAGCGGAAGCAGGAGACTTGCTATTGTTTGTCGCCGACTCGAAAACGGTCGTGGCGGACGCTCTTGGTGCCTTGCGTATGAAGCTCGGCAAAGACTTGGACTTGATCGACCAATCGGTCTTCAAATTCCTATGGATCACCGACTGGCCGCTGCTTGAATACGACGATAAAGACGGCCGTTATTACGCAGCACATCATCCGTTCACGATGCCGTTTGAAGAAGACCTCGACAAACTGTCGACGGAACCGCAAAACGTCCGCGCACAAGCGTATGACTTAGTGTTGAATGGCTACGAACTCGGCGGGGGATCGGCGCGTATTTACAAACGCGACATCCAGGAGAAAATGTTTGAAGTACTCGGCTTCTCAAAAGAAGAAGCGACAGAGCAATTCGGCTTCTTGCTTGAAGCATTCGAGTACGGGACGCCTCCGCACGGCGGCATTGCGTTCGGACTTGACCGTTTGGTGATGCTATTGGCAGGGCGCACCAACTTGCGCGACACAATCGCATTTCCAAAGACCGCTTCCGCAAGCGATATGCTGACGGAAGCGCCGAGTCCAGTATCATCGGCCCAATTGGAAGAATTAAGCCTAGCGGTAACTATTCAGAATAGTGAAAAAGATTCAGAGTAAAAGGCTTGAACATCTTTTTCGGGTATGCTACTATACTTGTAGAGAGAATCCTGATGTGTTCGTTTTTAGCAATTCGATTTTGACCCAACATTTTGTCGTCGGGAGACCTACATATCGCCATGGCTAACATGCCTTAACGGGAAGTTATAAGTGGTGATGCGGTCACCCACCTGCTATAAGCGGGTTCAAACGATGCGCAACACAAAGGACGGCACGATCGGGATTCTTCCTACATAAGCAATCCAAATCCCTCCGGCATTTGCCGGAGGGATTTTCTATGTGTATAATCCCTAGTATCCCTATTTAATATTGAAACTGAAAGGCAGTGTGAATATGTTACATCAATTCTCAAGAAATGAACTCGCCATCGGCAAAGAAGGGATGGACCTGGTCAAAGGCTCGACGGTCGCCATTCTCGGAGTCGGCGGAGTCGGTTCATTTGCAGCCGAAGCTTGCGCAAGAAGCGGAGTCGGAAAAATCATCCTCGTCGATAAAGACGATGTCGACATCACCAACATCAACCGCCAATTGGTGGCGAATCTTTCCACGGTTGGCCAGTCCAAAGTTGAGGTCATGAAAAAGCGCATTCTGGATGTCAACGCGGACTGTGAAGTGGTAACGCTTCATATGTTCTATACAGAAGAGACCTATGAAGAATTTTTCAGCCACAAACCCGACTATGTTATCGATGCTTCGGATACGCTGATCTATAAAGTGCACCTGATCAAAGAATGCTACAGCCGCCGCATTCCGATCATCTCGAGCATGGGCGCCGCCAACAAGACGGACCCGACGCGCTTTAAAATTGCGGACATCTCGAAGACCCATACCGATCCGTTGGCCAAAATGATCCGCAAGAAACTCAAGCAAGCGGGCATCCGCAAAGGCGTACCGGTCATCTTCTCTGACGAAAGCCCGATTGTGGTGCGTGAAGATGTCGTCGAAACCGTTGGCAAAAAAGACGCAGCGATCCGCAAAGCGCAGATGCCGCCATCTTCCAACGCGTTCACCCCATCGACTGTCGGCTTGATCGCCGCGAGCTGGGTTGTCAACCAGATCACCAAATCAATCCATATCCAGCGCGTCAATCAATAGACAATAGAAAAAAGGCCGGAGAATGATCACATTCTCCGGCCTTTTTTGTGTATTATTTTTTGCGGAAGCCTTTCAGCTTTTCGTAGATGCCGGCGAATTTCTTTTCTTCTCCGGCGACGACGGGCTTGTAGAATTCCGCTTTTTTCAATTCTTTCGGCAAGTAGTCCTGGTCGGCCCAGCCGCCGAACGAGCCGATCGGTGTATCATGGGGATATTTATAGCCGCCATGACCGAGTTCGGCGCTGCCTGCATAATGGGTATCGCGCAGGTGCGGCGGGATGTCCCCAACCTGGCCTTTATTGATGGCGGCGGTGGCTGCATCGATGGCGCGGTAAGCAGAGTTGGATTTTTCCGATAGGCACATCTCCGCGACCGCTTGGGCGAGCGGGATGCGCGCTTCCGGTAACCCGAGCCGGTCCGCTGCCTGGCAAGCCGCGAGCACATGGCCGCCGACCGCCGGATTGGCAAGTCCGATGTCTTCGTAAGCCATGACGAGCAGGCGTCTCGTCACAGCGGTCAAGTCGCCATTTTCAAGCAAATGGGCGAGGTAATACATCGCCGCATTGACGTCGCTTCCGCGTACGGATTTCTGCAAAGCTGATAACAGGTTGAAGAAGTGGGAACCTTTTTTGTCACCGAATACGCCGACGCGTTTGATCATCTGCTCGATGATTCCGTCATCGACGAGGTATTCGCCGTCTTCTTCATCTGACGCGATGACGATCGATTCGAGCATCGTCAAAGCTTTTCTCGCGTCACCGTTCGTCCCTTCGGCGATGCGGGTGACTTGTTCTTTGGAAATCCGGATTTTTTCGCGGCCGAGCCCGCGCTTTTCATCCGCCAATGCGCTGTTCAATAGCTCGACAATATCGTCTTGTGTCAGCCGCTTGAGCTGCTTGATTTCGCCGCAGCGTGAGCGGATTGCTGGATTGACGTCGTGGAACGGATTTTCGGTCGTCGCGCCGATCAGCACGATCGAGCCGGATTCGACGTGCGGCAATAGCGCATCTTGTTGTAATTTATTAAAGCGGTGGATTTCATCCAAAAATAGCAATACTTTTCCGGTCATGCGCGCCTCTTGAACGACCGATTCGACATCTTTTTTGCCGGAAGTCGTCGCATTGAGCGCGATGAACGGCAAATCGGACGTGCCGGCGATGGCGTGGGCGATAGAAGTCTTGCCGATGCCGGGGTCTCCATATAAGAGCATGGACGGCACGTGGCCGCTTTTGATCATTTTATACAATGCAGTGGAGGGGCCGATGACGTCTTTTTGGCCGACGACTTCGTCAATCGTCCGCGGACGCATACGGAACGCGAGTGGTTCATTTTGCACGAGGAAAACTCCTTCCGTCTATTCATTCCATCAGTATAGCGAATCGTGCGCTGAAAGTCATTGAAAGCCTATGTACAGTAAGATATGCTATACTTATTTGAAGAATTGACGATTAGGTTCCAGAGGAGTAGTTTTAGATGAAAATATCAACGAAAGGCCGTTACGGCTTAACAATTATGATTGCATTAGGAAAACAATATGGGGCAGGCCCAGTTCCACTGCGCAAGATTGCCGCGGACAATGAATTGTCGGAAGCTTACCTTGAACAGCTCGTGGCACCGCTGCGCAATTCGGGGCTCGTGAAAAGTGTACGCGGCGCATACGGCGGCTATATGCTGACACGCCATCCGAAAGAGATTTCAGCAGGAGACGTCATCCGTGTGCTCGAGGGGCCGATCCAGCCGGTCGAAGGCATCGAAGACGAAAAGCAGCCACAGCGTGAATTATGGGGACGCATACGCGATGCCGTGAAGAACGTCTTGGACACAACGACAATCGAGGATTTGGCACAGACAGAAGAAGGCGACACCGAACATTATATGTTCTATATATAAGGAGTTAATCGATCATGAAACAAATCTATTTGGACCATGCGGCGACTTCGCCGATGCATCCGCAAGCAGCTGAAGTGTTTGCCAAAGCCTTAAGTGAGCATTACGGCAACCCATCAAGCATCCACCAGACCGGCCGCGATGCGCGGCGCGTTTTAGACGAAGCGCGGCACACGCTCGCTGTGAGCATCCACGCAGACGATAACGAAATCATCTTCACATCCGGCGGCACGGAGGCGGATAATTTGGCGATCTTCGGAACAGCCAGCGCTAAGGAAGGCCGCCATATCATCACCACTCAAGCTGAGCATCACGCCGTTCTTCACGCTTGTGAAGAATTGGCCAAACAGGGCTATGACGTGACGTATTTGCCGGTGGACGAAACTGGCCGCGTCAAGCCAGAAGACGTGAAACAAGCGCTGCGGGATGATACGATTCTCGTGACGGTCATGCTCGCCAATAATGAAATTGGCACGATTCAGCCCATTGCTGAAATCGGAGAGCTGTTGAAAGGGACGAATGTCACTTTCCATACCGATGCGGTACAGGCGTATGGCTTATTGCCAATCGATGTGGATGAGTTGAACGTCGACTTGCTTTCGGTCTCTGCCCATAAAGTGAATGGCCCGAAAGGCATCGGATTTTTATACCAGCGCAAAAACACGGCGCTCAAGCCCTTGATGTATGGCGGCGAGCAGGAGCGCAAACGCCGTGCCGGAACGGAAAACGTGCCGGCCATCCAGGCGTTTGCCAGCGCAGTGAAAATCGCGCAGGAAACAATGGAAGATAAACGCCAAGCGTTCACGGAATTCAAAGAGATTTTCCGTGCCGAATTCAAGGAAAATGGCATCGACTTTAAAGAAAACGGCACCGATCAATTGCCGCATATTTTCAATGTCTCCTTGGACGGCATCGACATTGAATCGTTCTTGGTCAATTTGGACCTGTCCGGCATCTCCGCATCAAGCGGGTCGGCGTGCACGGCCGGTTCGATCGACCCATCGCACGTCCTTGTTGCGATGTACGGGCAAAATGCCGCAGAACTGCGCAATTCGATCCGTTTCAGTTTTGGCATCGGCTTGACCGCCACGGATATTACACAAGCAGCCGGAAAAACGGCTCAAATCACGAAGCGCCTGGCGCAAAAATAGAAAAGGTGAATAAAAATGGAAACAAAAGCTCCACAAGATACACGCGTAGTCGTCGGCATGTCCGGAGGGGTCGACTCTTCGGTTGCCGCTTATTTATTGAAGCAGCAAGGTTATGATGTCATTGGCATCTTCATGAAAAACTGGGACGATACCGACGAAAACGGCGTCTGCACCGCGACGGAAGATTACGAAGACGTCATCCGCGTCTGCAACCAGATCGGCATCCCGTATTATGCGGTCAATTTTGAAAAACAGTATTGGGATAAAGTGTTCACGTATTTCCTCGAGGAATACAAAGCAGGACGCACGCCGAATCCAGACGTTATGTGCAATAAGGAAATCAAGTTCAAGGCATTTCTTGAACATGCCTTGAGCCTCGGTGCGGATTATCTCGCAACCGGCCATTACGCACGCGTCGAAACGGACGAAAGCGGCATCACACACATGCTCCGCGGCATCGACAACAATAAAGACCAAACGTATTTCTTGAACCAGCTGAACCAGGAACAATTGTCGAAAGTCATGTTCCCACTTGGTGCGATCGAGAAGAAGGAAGTTCGTGAAATTGCCCTTGAAGCAGGACTTGCGACAGCGACGAAAAAAGATTCGACGGGCATTTGCTTTATCGGCGAACGCAACTTTAAGGAATTCCTCAGCCAATATCTTCCAGCTCAACCGGGTTCTATGGAAACCTTGGAAGGCATCAAAAAAGGATCGCATGATGGATTGATGTATTACACGATCGGGCAACGCCAAGGCCTCGGCATCGGCGGAGCAGGCGACCCTTGGTTCGTTATCGGAAAAGACTTGGAGAAAAACGTCTTGTATGTCGGGCAGAACATTCACCACGACGCACTGTTTTCCGATAGCTTGACAGCGGTCAATTTAAGCTTCACGACAGGCGATGCGCCGTCCGCGAGTTTCCAGTGTACAGCGAAATTCCGCTACCGCCAGCAGGATGTCGGCGTCACAGTCGACATGAAAGACGGCGAAGCGGTCGTTACATTCGACGAGCCGGTCCGTGCGATTACACCGGGCCAAGCAGTCGTTTTTTACAACGGTGACGAATGCCTCGGCGGCGGCACAATCGACCGTGTCTTCAAAAACGGTTCACAGCTTGACTATGTAGGATAATGGGGGAATCGGCGATGAATTATAACGAAATTGGCATCAAAGCCTTGCAAGAAGGGCGTGCGGAAGAAGCTATCCAGGCGTTCACGAACGCCATTGAACAACAGCCGGAAGACGCACTGGGCTATATCAACTTCGGGCATGTATTGGCGTCGATGAACGAAATGGAGCGCGCTGAGCGGTTTTTTCAGAAAGCATTGACGCTCGATGAAACGTCCGCGACCGCTTATTATGGATTGGCGAATTTGTATTTCAACGCAGAACGTTACGAAGAAGCGCTGAAACTATACGAAAAAGCGGTTCAAAACGGCATTGAAGGATCCGATGCCCATTACATGATCGGCAAATGTTTCGAACGCATCGACCAGCCGAAGCTCGCCTTGCCTTATTTGCAGCGCGCTGTTGAACTGGACCCGAACGATTTGCAATCGCGGCTCAGCTATGGCATTGCCTTGGCTTCGATGGAATTATTCGACCTCGCGGAAGAGCAATTTGTTTATGCGCTTGAAATCGATGTGGACAATTCAGATGTCCATTACAACCTGGGCGTTTTGTATGCCGTATCGAGTGACCGTACGGAAGATGCCATGTACCATTTACAGCGTGCGTACACATTGGATGATAAAAACGAAATGGCGCGCTACGCCTACGATATGATCAACGAACGATTGAATTAAAGCAATGAAAGAGAGGAGACGGCCGCATGTCCGGACAGATCGATTTATTCCAAAAAGAAAGTGAATTTGTGCTGGGGCGTCCGGTCGTCTCGATTTTTCACAATCCCCAAAACCTCTTCTCCATCATCAAAGTGAAAATCCAGCAAACCAACACCCCGTATACCGAAAAGGAAATCATCGTCTCCGGTTATTTCCCGAAGCTGTCGCTAGAAGAGCAATACAAATTCACCGGCAGCGTCAAGAACCACCCGAAATACGGCGTGCAGTTCCAGGCCGAAACATTTAAGAAAGAAGTCCCTGAAACGGAACAAGGCGTCGTGCACTACCTGTCGAGTGATTTGTTTAACGGCATCGGTCGTAAAACCGCAGAGACGATTGTCAAGAAACTTGGCAGCGACGCCATCAAGAAAATCCTGGAAGACCCGGATGCGCTAGATGGCGTTCCACGCCTGTCCGATGAGAAAAAAGACACGATCCGCTCGACATTGCAGATGAACTTAGGCCTTGAACGCGTGATGATCCAATTGAACGATTGGGGATTCGGCCCGCAAATCGGCATGAGGATCTATCAGGCTTACAGAGAGGAAACAATTGATATCCTGACGAAAAACCCATTCCAGCTTATCGAGGAAATCGAAGGCATCGGCTTCCACCGGGCGGACGAGCTCGGATCGAAACTCGGCATCACCGGCAGCCACCCTGACCGCATCAAAGCGGCGATCCTTCATGTCTTGAACCAGGCGTCATTGTCAGAAGGGCATGTGTTCGTCGATGCGAAGAATTTGATTCCGCTTGTTAAGCAAATGCTTGAAGCGAGCCAGCGCGAAGACATTCCGGTCGACTCGATTTCCAAGGCGGCGATTGAGTTGAATGAAGAAGGCAAAGTGGCGGGGGAAGAGACCCGCCTTTATTTGCCGTCGCTGTATTATTCGGAAGTCGGCATTGCGACGAAGCTGGAAACCTTGATTGCCGAGCAAGAGACGCGGGACGGGTTCCCGTCATCCGAGATCCGCAAAGCGCTTGGCGAAGCGGAAGAGCGGCTCGGCGTGAATTATGCAGAGACACAAATCGATGCCATCGAGAAAAGCTTGAATTCGAGCGTCATGATCCTCACCGGCGGCCCGGGAACCGGTAAGACGACCGTCGTCCGGGGATTGGTCGAAGTTTACGCAGAGCTGCATGGCCTGTCGCTCGACCCGAAAGACTACGCCAAGAAAAAAGAGCCGTTCCCGATCATTTTGGCAGCTCCCACAGGACGTGCGGCAAAACGCTTGAGTGAGTCGACCGATTTGCCGGCGATGACGATTCATCGTTTGCTCGGCTTTAACGGGCAGGAACGGGAAGAGGAAACGGAAAAAGACATCGAAGGCAAATTAATCATCATCGATGAAATGTCGATGGTCGACACGTGGCTTGCCCATCAATTATTAAAAGCGGTCCCTGTCGACGCCCAGCTGATCTTTGTCGGCGACCAGGACCAATTGCCGCCGGTCGGCCCCGGGCAAGTACTGCGGGACATGCTGGCGTCCGGCCGCATTCCGACGGTCGAGCTGACGGAAATCTACCGCCAAAGCTCTGGCTCGTCGATCATCGAACTCGCCCACCAAATGAAAGCCGGAAAACTGCCGGATAATATCGAAGCGAAGACATCCGACCGATCGTTCATCCGCGCAGGCGCCGACCAGATTCCGATGGTCGTCGAAAAAGTAGTCAAAAGCGCATTGTCAAAAGGCCATACCATCAAAGACATCCAAGTGCTCGCGCCGATGTATAAAGGGCCAGCCGGAATCGATGCGTTAAATCAGATGATCCAGCAAATGGTCAACCCAAACGATGACGGGTCCCGCAAAGAGCTGGTGTTCGGCGATATCACTTACCGCATCAATGACAAAGTGCTGCAGCTGGTCAACCAGCCCGAGAGTAATGTCTTCAACGGCGATATGGGCGAAGTGGTCGCCATCATGAAAGCGAAAGAGACGGTGGAAAAGCAGGATCTGCTCGTCGTGTCGTTCGATGGCATTGAAGTGACCTATCAGCGCAGCGACTTGAACCAGCTGACGCTCGCCTATTGCTGTTCGATCCATAAAGCGCAAGGATCGGAATTCCCGACGGTCATAATGCCGGTCGTCCGC
It encodes the following:
- a CDS encoding tRNA threonylcarbamoyladenosine dehydratase is translated as MLHQFSRNELAIGKEGMDLVKGSTVAILGVGGVGSFAAEACARSGVGKIILVDKDDVDITNINRQLVANLSTVGQSKVEVMKKRILDVNADCEVVTLHMFYTEETYEEFFSHKPDYVIDASDTLIYKVHLIKECYSRRIPIISSMGAANKTDPTRFKIADISKTHTDPLAKMIRKKLKQAGIRKGVPVIFSDESPIVVREDVVETVGKKDAAIRKAQMPPSSNAFTPSTVGLIAASWVVNQITKSIHIQRVNQ
- a CDS encoding replication-associated recombination protein A; its protein translation is MQNEPLAFRMRPRTIDEVVGQKDVIGPSTALYKMIKSGHVPSMLLYGDPGIGKTSIAHAIAGTSDLPFIALNATTSGKKDVESVVQEARMTGKVLLFLDEIHRFNKLQQDALLPHVESGSIVLIGATTENPFHDVNPAIRSRCGEIKQLKRLTQDDIVELLNSALADEKRGLGREKIRISKEQVTRIAEGTNGDARKALTMLESIVIASDEEDGEYLVDDGIIEQMIKRVGVFGDKKGSHFFNLLSALQKSVRGSDVNAAMYYLAHLLENGDLTAVTRRLLVMAYEDIGLANPAVGGHVLAACQAADRLGLPEARIPLAQAVAEMCLSEKSNSAYRAIDAATAAINKGQVGDIPPHLRDTHYAGSAELGHGGYKYPHDTPIGSFGGWADQDYLPKELKKAEFYKPVVAGEEKKFAGIYEKLKGFRKK
- the cymR gene encoding cysteine metabolism transcriptional regulator CymR, with product MKISTKGRYGLTIMIALGKQYGAGPVPLRKIAADNELSEAYLEQLVAPLRNSGLVKSVRGAYGGYMLTRHPKEISAGDVIRVLEGPIQPVEGIEDEKQPQRELWGRIRDAVKNVLDTTTIEDLAQTEEGDTEHYMFYI
- a CDS encoding cysteine desulfurase family protein, with protein sequence MKQIYLDHAATSPMHPQAAEVFAKALSEHYGNPSSIHQTGRDARRVLDEARHTLAVSIHADDNEIIFTSGGTEADNLAIFGTASAKEGRHIITTQAEHHAVLHACEELAKQGYDVTYLPVDETGRVKPEDVKQALRDDTILVTVMLANNEIGTIQPIAEIGELLKGTNVTFHTDAVQAYGLLPIDVDELNVDLLSVSAHKVNGPKGIGFLYQRKNTALKPLMYGGEQERKRRAGTENVPAIQAFASAVKIAQETMEDKRQAFTEFKEIFRAEFKENGIDFKENGTDQLPHIFNVSLDGIDIESFLVNLDLSGISASSGSACTAGSIDPSHVLVAMYGQNAAELRNSIRFSFGIGLTATDITQAAGKTAQITKRLAQK
- the mnmA gene encoding tRNA 2-thiouridine(34) synthase MnmA — translated: METKAPQDTRVVVGMSGGVDSSVAAYLLKQQGYDVIGIFMKNWDDTDENGVCTATEDYEDVIRVCNQIGIPYYAVNFEKQYWDKVFTYFLEEYKAGRTPNPDVMCNKEIKFKAFLEHALSLGADYLATGHYARVETDESGITHMLRGIDNNKDQTYFLNQLNQEQLSKVMFPLGAIEKKEVREIALEAGLATATKKDSTGICFIGERNFKEFLSQYLPAQPGSMETLEGIKKGSHDGLMYYTIGQRQGLGIGGAGDPWFVIGKDLEKNVLYVGQNIHHDALFSDSLTAVNLSFTTGDAPSASFQCTAKFRYRQQDVGVTVDMKDGEAVVTFDEPVRAITPGQAVVFYNGDECLGGGTIDRVFKNGSQLDYVG
- a CDS encoding tetratricopeptide repeat protein produces the protein MNYNEIGIKALQEGRAEEAIQAFTNAIEQQPEDALGYINFGHVLASMNEMERAERFFQKALTLDETSATAYYGLANLYFNAERYEEALKLYEKAVQNGIEGSDAHYMIGKCFERIDQPKLALPYLQRAVELDPNDLQSRLSYGIALASMELFDLAEEQFVYALEIDVDNSDVHYNLGVLYAVSSDRTEDAMYHLQRAYTLDDKNEMARYAYDMINERLN
- a CDS encoding ATP-dependent RecD-like DNA helicase, producing MSGQIDLFQKESEFVLGRPVVSIFHNPQNLFSIIKVKIQQTNTPYTEKEIIVSGYFPKLSLEEQYKFTGSVKNHPKYGVQFQAETFKKEVPETEQGVVHYLSSDLFNGIGRKTAETIVKKLGSDAIKKILEDPDALDGVPRLSDEKKDTIRSTLQMNLGLERVMIQLNDWGFGPQIGMRIYQAYREETIDILTKNPFQLIEEIEGIGFHRADELGSKLGITGSHPDRIKAAILHVLNQASLSEGHVFVDAKNLIPLVKQMLEASQREDIPVDSISKAAIELNEEGKVAGEETRLYLPSLYYSEVGIATKLETLIAEQETRDGFPSSEIRKALGEAEERLGVNYAETQIDAIEKSLNSSVMILTGGPGTGKTTVVRGLVEVYAELHGLSLDPKDYAKKKEPFPIILAAPTGRAAKRLSESTDLPAMTIHRLLGFNGQEREEETEKDIEGKLIIIDEMSMVDTWLAHQLLKAVPVDAQLIFVGDQDQLPPVGPGQVLRDMLASGRIPTVELTEIYRQSSGSSIIELAHQMKAGKLPDNIEAKTSDRSFIRAGADQIPMVVEKVVKSALSKGHTIKDIQVLAPMYKGPAGIDALNQMIQQMVNPNDDGSRKELVFGDITYRINDKVLQLVNQPESNVFNGDMGEVVAIMKAKETVEKQDLLVVSFDGIEVTYQRSDLNQLTLAYCCSIHKAQGSEFPTVIMPVVRGYMKMLRRNLLYTGITRSRDFLILCGDPGVFRYGVERTDDSSRLTTLADRLGIAAVPDEGAASDALEASTEKPEPEAEAAGPKSLTQQNAHRIHPMIGMEGITPRDFQEA